In Gemmata obscuriglobus, a single genomic region encodes these proteins:
- a CDS encoding S46 family peptidase — protein sequence MAHSDEGMWLLNDPPRQLLKERHQFDLTDPWLKNAMLASVRLNSGGSGGFVSPDGLFVTNHHVAADSLQKLSAAGRDLLRDGFYADARDKELKCPDQEINVLQDIADVTKEVNAAVKPEMTAAEAFAARRAVMGRIEKESLDKTGLRSDVVTLYNGGLYHLYRYKKYTDVRLVFAPEKQIASFGGDVDNFEYPRMNLDVTFFRAYENGQPAKTPHFLKWSQVGPQSGELVFVTGHPGTTQRLETLARLKHRRDELLPYTLYRLRTLEAALKQYGEQSPECARQAATDLHSVANARKAFSGQLQGLLDPNIMEQKQAAERDLLLGAARAAEPKGRSAFDDAMNALAKVEAVQAKLRGFEKAHALVETGHAFFSPLFGIARHCVRMGDELPKKSADRLREYRDSNLESLKYQLFSPAPLYPELERAKLTASLTFLAENLGGEHDLVKLALAGKNPAARAEELTAGTKLFAPAERKRLVEGGAQAVAESKDPLIQLARAIDAEARKLRARYENEVEEPERQAYAALAAVRFMTYGSTVAPDATFTLRLAFGTVQGYEVGGEKLNFHTTFGEAFEKSAKLGGAEPFDLPKRWLDGKDKLDLKTPFNFVSTADTIGGNSGSPVLNRAGELVGINFDRNRHGLVRNFVYTDVQARHIAVHSKAVLEALRKLYPAAPLVKELVRQ from the coding sequence ATGGCGCATTCCGACGAAGGGATGTGGCTCCTCAACGACCCGCCCCGGCAGCTCCTCAAGGAGCGCCACCAGTTCGACCTCACCGACCCGTGGCTGAAGAACGCGATGCTCGCGTCGGTGCGGCTCAACAGCGGCGGGTCCGGCGGGTTCGTGTCGCCGGACGGGCTGTTCGTGACGAACCACCACGTCGCGGCCGACTCGCTTCAGAAGCTGAGCGCGGCCGGCCGGGATCTGCTCCGGGACGGCTTCTACGCGGACGCCCGCGACAAAGAGCTGAAGTGCCCGGACCAGGAGATCAATGTTCTCCAGGACATCGCCGACGTGACGAAGGAGGTGAACGCGGCGGTCAAACCGGAGATGACCGCGGCCGAGGCGTTCGCGGCCCGCCGGGCGGTGATGGGCCGCATCGAGAAGGAGTCGCTCGACAAAACCGGCCTGCGGTCGGACGTGGTCACGCTCTACAACGGCGGGCTCTACCACCTCTACCGCTACAAGAAGTACACCGACGTGCGGCTCGTGTTCGCGCCGGAAAAGCAGATCGCGAGCTTCGGCGGCGACGTGGACAACTTCGAGTACCCGCGGATGAACCTCGACGTGACGTTCTTCCGCGCCTACGAGAACGGCCAGCCCGCGAAGACGCCCCACTTCCTCAAGTGGAGCCAAGTCGGACCGCAAAGCGGCGAGCTGGTGTTCGTCACCGGGCACCCGGGCACGACCCAGCGGCTCGAAACGCTCGCCCGCCTGAAACACCGGCGCGACGAACTGCTCCCGTACACGCTGTACCGGTTGCGCACCCTCGAAGCGGCGCTGAAGCAGTACGGCGAGCAGAGCCCCGAGTGCGCCCGCCAGGCCGCCACCGACCTGCACAGCGTGGCGAACGCCCGGAAGGCGTTCAGCGGGCAGCTCCAGGGGCTGCTCGATCCCAACATCATGGAACAGAAGCAGGCGGCCGAGCGCGACCTGCTCCTCGGGGCCGCCCGCGCCGCCGAACCGAAGGGCCGGTCGGCGTTCGATGACGCCATGAACGCGCTGGCGAAGGTCGAGGCGGTGCAGGCGAAGCTGCGCGGGTTCGAGAAGGCGCACGCGCTGGTCGAAACCGGGCACGCGTTCTTCAGCCCGCTGTTCGGCATCGCCCGGCACTGCGTGCGCATGGGCGACGAGCTGCCGAAGAAGTCGGCGGACCGGCTCCGCGAGTACCGCGACAGCAACCTGGAGTCGCTCAAGTACCAGCTCTTCAGCCCCGCGCCGCTGTACCCCGAGCTGGAGCGCGCGAAGCTCACCGCGTCGCTCACCTTCCTGGCCGAGAACCTGGGCGGGGAGCACGACCTCGTGAAACTCGCGCTCGCGGGCAAGAACCCGGCGGCGCGGGCCGAGGAGCTGACCGCCGGCACGAAGCTGTTCGCCCCGGCCGAGCGCAAGCGCCTGGTCGAAGGCGGCGCCCAGGCAGTCGCGGAGAGCAAAGACCCCCTCATCCAGCTCGCCCGGGCGATCGACGCCGAGGCGCGCAAGCTCCGCGCCCGCTACGAGAACGAGGTGGAGGAGCCCGAGCGGCAGGCGTACGCGGCGCTCGCCGCCGTGCGGTTCATGACCTACGGGAGCACGGTGGCCCCGGACGCCACCTTCACCCTGCGGCTCGCGTTCGGGACCGTGCAGGGGTACGAGGTGGGCGGCGAGAAGCTGAACTTCCACACCACCTTCGGCGAGGCGTTCGAGAAGTCCGCGAAGCTCGGCGGCGCGGAGCCGTTCGACCTGCCGAAGCGCTGGCTTGACGGCAAGGACAAGCTCGACCTGAAGACGCCGTTCAACTTCGTCTCGACGGCGGACACGATCGGCGGGAACTCGGGCAGCCCGGTGCTGAACCGCGCCGGCGAGCTGGTCGGCATCAACTTCGACCGCAACCGGCACGGGCTGGTGCGGAACTTCGTGTACACCGACGTGCAGGCCCGGCACATCGCCGTCCACTCGAAGGCGGTGCTGGAGGCGCTCCGCAAGCTGTACCCGGCCGCCCCGCTCGTCAAAGAACTGGTGAGGCAGTAG
- a CDS encoding Gfo/Idh/MocA family protein, with amino-acid sequence MSRITRRRALQLGTAGAAGYLLTASSASMRRVWGAGDKIRVAGIGVGGKGSGDIEQAGKFMDVVALCDIDDQRIATRARTWPDAKQFFDYRVLFDKMAKDIDAVVVSTADHSHAPASMRAMKLGKHVYCQKPLTHTVHEARVMRELAAKAKVCTQMGNQGSALNGLRRAVELVRAGTIGAVREAHVWTNRPAQYWKQSPDIVARPKEAPVPKHVHWDEFIGPAPMRPYAVAFAPRPAYHPHDWRGYWDFGTGALGDMACHTANMTFRALQLDAPVAVAAEAAEINSETFPAWAHIQYLFPARGDAPACTLHWYEGKKDGKTVLPPAELLAKLLKKGEKLADSGSILVGEKGILFSPNDYGAQFRITPEKDFTGLQTTKPEKLPAGVDGDQDVHMKREWAEAIRAGKPELASSNFDYAGRLTEAMLLGNIAVRFAGTKLDWDAAKLAFTNSAPATKLVSKEYRKGFELPPV; translated from the coding sequence ATGTCCCGTATCACTCGCCGCCGCGCGCTGCAACTCGGCACCGCGGGCGCCGCCGGTTACCTGCTCACCGCATCCAGTGCGTCAATGCGCCGGGTTTGGGGCGCGGGCGACAAGATCCGCGTCGCCGGGATCGGCGTCGGCGGTAAGGGCTCTGGCGACATCGAGCAGGCCGGGAAGTTCATGGACGTCGTCGCGCTGTGCGACATCGACGACCAGCGGATCGCCACACGCGCCCGCACGTGGCCCGACGCGAAGCAGTTCTTCGACTACCGCGTGCTCTTCGACAAAATGGCGAAGGACATCGACGCCGTGGTGGTGTCCACCGCGGACCACTCGCACGCCCCGGCGTCGATGCGGGCCATGAAGCTGGGCAAGCACGTGTACTGCCAGAAGCCGCTCACGCACACGGTCCACGAGGCCCGCGTGATGCGCGAGCTGGCCGCGAAGGCGAAGGTCTGCACCCAGATGGGCAACCAGGGCTCGGCCCTCAACGGGCTGCGCCGGGCGGTCGAACTGGTCCGGGCCGGCACCATCGGCGCCGTCCGCGAGGCCCACGTGTGGACCAACCGGCCGGCACAGTACTGGAAGCAGTCGCCCGACATCGTCGCGCGGCCGAAGGAGGCGCCCGTCCCGAAGCACGTCCACTGGGACGAGTTCATCGGCCCGGCGCCGATGCGGCCCTATGCCGTGGCGTTCGCGCCGCGGCCCGCGTACCACCCGCACGACTGGCGCGGGTACTGGGACTTCGGCACCGGCGCGCTGGGCGACATGGCGTGCCACACCGCCAACATGACGTTCCGCGCGCTGCAACTCGACGCGCCCGTGGCGGTTGCTGCTGAGGCCGCGGAGATCAATTCCGAAACGTTCCCGGCCTGGGCACACATTCAGTACCTGTTCCCGGCACGCGGGGACGCGCCGGCCTGTACGCTCCACTGGTACGAGGGGAAGAAGGACGGCAAGACCGTGCTGCCGCCGGCCGAACTGCTCGCGAAGCTGCTGAAGAAGGGCGAGAAGCTCGCCGACAGCGGGTCGATCCTCGTCGGCGAGAAGGGAATCCTGTTCTCGCCCAACGACTACGGCGCGCAGTTCCGGATCACGCCCGAGAAGGACTTCACCGGGCTCCAGACCACCAAGCCCGAGAAGCTGCCCGCGGGCGTGGACGGGGACCAGGACGTCCACATGAAGCGCGAGTGGGCGGAGGCGATCAGGGCCGGCAAGCCGGAACTGGCGTCGTCGAACTTCGACTACGCGGGCCGGCTGACGGAGGCGATGCTGCTCGGCAACATCGCGGTGCGGTTCGCCGGCACGAAGCTCGACTGGGACGCGGCGAAGCTCGCCTTCACCAACTCGGCCCCCGCGACGAAGCTCGTGAGCAAGGAGTACCGCAAGGGCTTCGAGCTGCCGCCGGTGTGA
- a CDS encoding WD40 repeat domain-containing protein codes for MTALADGALVTWDAATGRVASRSGPFPIGKPVWSSRWAVSADCGRVFRTDSSHRFADVSDTGTGKIVWAEEGFHLGFVHAEFDQTGRRVFAAHSGRVIAFDGQSGKTLWTATAGTGRGAVGTALAVNPDGRSVALAGGWAATRRAGTMGLFDAATGKPLWAGESDGFEAVALTFAPDGRTLYAVEAGENYTVARVRAYSTGTGKVVTTFNVPTPLPRVAIVSPDGRTLAVASGRHVHLLEPLTGRLRHTFIGHEGRVSALRFRPDGRVLAAASPDAPVLLWDVYGTSADRRPLPAPDALGKGWDDLAGADAQVAFRAVRLLAAGSDAIPVLRERMKAVRPPDLKTVNQWVADLSSADFATRERASAALAKVARLVEPELRKAREASEWPEVRQRLDAVLAHAKPAGEELRVVRAVEVVEAIGTPAAAKLLGEWAEAGGLLAQEAKAAGKRLSGK; via the coding sequence TTGACCGCGCTGGCCGACGGTGCGCTGGTCACGTGGGACGCGGCAACCGGCCGGGTCGCGAGCCGGTCCGGTCCGTTCCCCATCGGCAAGCCGGTCTGGTCCTCGCGGTGGGCCGTATCTGCCGACTGCGGGCGTGTGTTCCGAACCGATTCGTCTCACCGGTTCGCGGACGTGAGCGATACGGGCACGGGTAAAATCGTGTGGGCGGAAGAGGGGTTTCATCTCGGTTTCGTTCACGCCGAGTTCGATCAGACCGGGCGGCGGGTGTTCGCGGCTCATTCCGGGCGGGTGATCGCGTTCGACGGGCAGTCCGGGAAGACGCTCTGGACGGCCACGGCCGGCACCGGGCGCGGGGCGGTCGGGACGGCACTGGCGGTCAACCCCGACGGCCGGTCCGTCGCGCTGGCCGGCGGTTGGGCGGCGACCCGTCGAGCGGGTACTATGGGCCTGTTCGACGCGGCCACCGGGAAGCCACTGTGGGCCGGGGAGAGCGACGGCTTTGAAGCCGTTGCGCTGACGTTCGCACCGGACGGCCGAACGCTGTACGCCGTGGAAGCGGGCGAGAACTACACGGTCGCCCGGGTCCGCGCGTACAGCACCGGTACGGGAAAGGTCGTGACCACCTTCAACGTGCCCACGCCGCTACCGCGAGTGGCCATCGTCAGTCCGGACGGCCGGACCCTGGCCGTTGCCTCCGGGCGCCACGTCCACCTGCTGGAACCGCTCACGGGGCGGCTGCGGCACACGTTCATCGGCCACGAGGGGCGGGTGAGTGCCCTTCGGTTCCGCCCCGATGGTCGGGTACTCGCTGCCGCCAGCCCGGACGCGCCGGTGTTGCTGTGGGACGTGTACGGCACGTCCGCCGATCGCAGGCCGCTTCCCGCCCCGGATGCCCTGGGGAAGGGGTGGGACGATTTGGCCGGCGCAGACGCGCAGGTGGCGTTCCGCGCGGTCCGGCTGCTCGCTGCCGGTTCGGATGCGATTCCCGTTCTGCGCGAGCGGATGAAGGCCGTCCGCCCGCCGGATCTGAAAACGGTGAATCAGTGGGTTGCGGACCTCAGTTCGGCCGACTTCGCGACGCGGGAGCGGGCCTCGGCCGCGCTGGCGAAGGTCGCCCGGTTGGTGGAGCCCGAACTCCGGAAGGCGCGAGAGGCGTCCGAATGGCCCGAAGTGCGGCAGCGGCTCGACGCGGTGCTGGCGCACGCCAAACCGGCGGGAGAGGAACTCCGCGTCGTCCGGGCGGTGGAAGTGGTCGAGGCGATCGGCACCCCGGCCGCAGCGAAGTTACTTGGTGAGTGGGCGGAAGCGGGTGGCCTCTTGGCCCAGGAAGCGAAGGCCGCGGGAAAGCGGCTCAGTGGGAAGTGA
- a CDS encoding sigma-70 family RNA polymerase sigma factor, producing the protein MCRPAHERVAPDGEAHRSDLEFEPTDFCPLGGPVWQYHGIEFHSLECVVTHITLARLIRPGPCAAAPDADLLARYAGEGDEAAFAELLSRHGPMVRSVAYRALRDRHAADDVLQAVFLILTRQAERLTRPDQLAGWLFGVSRRVALRAVRVRRQHRAATLRADLSAPAPCDPGWSDLLRVLDDELARLPEGERVPLVLCYLEGLTQDEAARVCGWSVRTVRRRLAAGRDRLRLRLGRRGVELGAVLTALAVAASPGRSMPLELGTGPVTGRVSDLVRAELGSGRWAAVVGLVAGLTVAATVAIGGLAPARPEAPPTAPAPRVVTNAPADPGLPSGALARLGSVRFRHTEPIELLAVSPDGGTVYARGGGWLSAWDAGDGRRLFRVEIGADTGGRSFGTLFAAADAVRGIRADGNGREDKRYSVVSFDPRTGRELTRAPVAGGVAVSPDGSRIVRWDAGAAVIEPTAPRPISYTLFDVASNKEIAVLGRGLRLSVQFSANGRTVVLVDHGASFRAFDAATGKQTGEFRFGGENGRQMTTIRALTEDTRLTVPTPDGRALVFWGLDGEKAVLKVWDIGAKTARTLGDGDGPYAEDSIAISPDGSRVATFRRHVGWTVRDTATAKEVGRIPQPGTSQRAALSADGRTLYAIRDRDSVVTVLDVASGRAIEPRPDTTGE; encoded by the coding sequence ATGTGCCGTCCGGCGCACGAGCGGGTCGCGCCGGACGGTGAAGCGCACCGTTCGGACCTGGAATTTGAACCGACGGATTTCTGTCCGCTCGGCGGCCCGGTCTGGCAGTATCACGGGATCGAGTTCCACTCGCTGGAGTGCGTCGTGACCCACATTACGCTCGCCCGCCTCATCCGCCCGGGACCGTGCGCCGCCGCGCCCGACGCCGACCTGCTCGCCAGATACGCCGGCGAGGGGGACGAGGCGGCGTTCGCCGAGTTGCTTAGCCGCCACGGTCCGATGGTCCGGTCCGTGGCCTATCGCGCTCTCCGGGACCGCCACGCGGCGGATGATGTCTTGCAGGCGGTGTTCCTGATTCTCACCCGTCAGGCCGAGCGGCTGACCCGTCCGGACCAACTCGCCGGGTGGTTGTTCGGGGTCAGCCGCCGGGTCGCGCTGCGGGCGGTGCGCGTGCGCCGGCAGCACCGAGCCGCGACCCTCCGCGCCGACCTCTCGGCCCCGGCCCCGTGCGATCCCGGGTGGAGCGACCTGTTGCGCGTGCTCGACGACGAACTCGCTCGATTACCCGAAGGCGAACGGGTGCCACTCGTGCTGTGCTACCTGGAAGGCCTCACCCAGGACGAAGCGGCGCGCGTCTGCGGGTGGAGCGTCCGAACGGTCCGGCGCCGGCTGGCGGCCGGGCGCGACCGGCTGCGCCTGCGTCTCGGCCGCCGGGGCGTCGAACTCGGGGCCGTTCTGACGGCCCTCGCGGTGGCTGCGAGCCCGGGCCGCTCGATGCCGCTCGAACTCGGGACCGGCCCCGTGACCGGTCGGGTTTCGGACCTGGTTCGGGCCGAACTCGGCTCGGGCCGGTGGGCCGCTGTCGTCGGGTTGGTCGCCGGGCTCACGGTCGCGGCTACCGTTGCAATCGGGGGCCTGGCGCCCGCCCGCCCCGAGGCGCCGCCCACGGCCCCCGCACCGCGCGTCGTCACGAACGCACCTGCCGATCCCGGTCTGCCATCCGGGGCTCTCGCCCGGCTCGGGTCGGTCCGGTTCCGGCACACCGAACCGATCGAACTCCTCGCCGTTTCGCCGGACGGCGGGACCGTCTACGCCCGCGGCGGCGGTTGGCTGTCGGCGTGGGACGCGGGCGACGGCCGACGTTTGTTCCGGGTCGAAATCGGAGCGGACACCGGCGGCCGGTCGTTCGGGACGCTGTTCGCTGCCGCCGACGCCGTTCGGGGCATCAGAGCTGACGGTAACGGGCGTGAGGACAAGAGGTACTCGGTCGTCTCGTTCGACCCGCGAACGGGACGGGAACTGACGCGGGCGCCGGTCGCCGGGGGCGTGGCGGTCAGCCCGGATGGGAGCCGCATCGTTCGTTGGGACGCGGGGGCAGCCGTGATCGAACCGACCGCACCCCGACCGATCTCCTACACGCTGTTCGATGTCGCGAGCAACAAGGAAATCGCCGTGCTGGGCCGCGGCCTGCGCCTCTCGGTCCAGTTCTCCGCCAACGGCCGCACCGTGGTGCTCGTCGATCACGGCGCGAGCTTCCGGGCGTTCGACGCCGCGACCGGGAAGCAAACCGGGGAGTTCCGGTTCGGCGGGGAGAACGGCCGGCAGATGACCACGATCCGGGCCTTGACCGAAGACACGCGGCTGACGGTTCCGACTCCGGACGGACGGGCGCTTGTGTTCTGGGGATTGGACGGGGAAAAGGCGGTGCTGAAGGTTTGGGACATCGGGGCGAAAACCGCGCGAACGCTCGGCGACGGGGACGGGCCGTACGCCGAGGACTCGATCGCGATCAGCCCCGACGGCTCGCGGGTCGCCACGTTCCGGCGGCACGTCGGGTGGACGGTTCGGGACACCGCCACGGCGAAGGAAGTTGGCCGCATTCCCCAGCCCGGAACGAGCCAGCGGGCGGCGCTCAGCGCGGACGGCCGGACGCTGTACGCCATCCGGGACCGGGATTCTGTCGTGACCGTTCTGGACGTGGCGAGCGGCCGCGCGATCGAACCGCGCCCGGACACGACAGGAGAATAG
- a CDS encoding sigma-70 family RNA polymerase sigma factor: protein MTVNADAGPDAPAAPSDGTPRPAQDKHKLFLRLFLQNERRLYAYVLTLLPHRADADDVLQETSLTMWDKFDADAPPTEFIAWARKVAYHKVLDFHKKSTRAQARLSAIFVKRLAETAAAQADELQLEERRAALTRCVEKLPQPDRDLLAHRFADGATTQSASEQLGRSLDAVYKALAKVRENLFRCVQNSLVQEGQA, encoded by the coding sequence ATGACCGTGAACGCCGACGCGGGGCCCGACGCGCCCGCCGCTCCCTCGGACGGCACGCCCCGCCCCGCACAGGACAAGCACAAGCTGTTCTTGCGACTGTTCCTCCAGAACGAGCGCCGGCTCTACGCCTACGTGCTCACCCTGCTGCCGCACCGCGCCGACGCGGACGACGTGCTCCAGGAGACCAGCCTCACCATGTGGGACAAGTTCGACGCGGACGCGCCCCCCACCGAGTTCATCGCCTGGGCGCGCAAGGTCGCGTACCACAAGGTGCTCGACTTCCACAAGAAATCGACCCGCGCGCAGGCCCGGCTCAGCGCCATCTTCGTGAAGCGGCTCGCCGAGACCGCCGCCGCACAGGCCGACGAGCTGCAACTCGAGGAGCGCCGCGCGGCGCTCACCCGCTGCGTCGAAAAGCTCCCCCAGCCGGACCGCGACCTGCTCGCGCACCGGTTCGCGGACGGGGCCACCACGCAGTCCGCCTCCGAGCAACTGGGCCGCTCGCTGGACGCCGTTTACAAGGCGCTGGCGAAGGTCCGCGAGAACCTGTTCCGGTGCGTCCAGAACTCGCTCGTGCAGGAGGGGCAGGCATGA
- a CDS encoding DUF4385 domain-containing protein, with the protein MAKASPNRRAPRSDTKPKRPAAHRSPTFDYALDFRTVNFRDHPELYKVGRGEEGVLLVEPYKGEILPHCRFATPDVAQESSRAIYALFLGYKGRGDFVGMDMARKFLQMGYTRARRYANHKGGRKYGADGRVRPYKNDPVKAEAAAVFYTVWKQAEADPEYTRLKTEHKQKYG; encoded by the coding sequence ATGGCGAAAGCATCTCCGAACCGCCGCGCGCCGCGCTCGGACACGAAGCCGAAGCGCCCGGCCGCGCACCGCAGCCCGACGTTCGACTACGCGCTCGACTTCCGCACGGTCAACTTCCGCGACCACCCGGAACTTTATAAAGTGGGGCGCGGCGAGGAGGGCGTGCTGCTGGTCGAGCCGTACAAGGGCGAGATCCTGCCGCACTGTCGGTTCGCCACGCCGGACGTGGCCCAGGAGTCGTCGCGGGCGATCTACGCGCTGTTCCTCGGTTACAAGGGGCGGGGCGATTTTGTCGGCATGGACATGGCGCGCAAGTTCCTCCAGATGGGGTACACCCGCGCGCGGCGGTACGCCAACCACAAGGGCGGCCGGAAGTACGGCGCCGACGGGCGCGTGCGGCCGTACAAGAACGATCCGGTGAAGGCCGAAGCCGCCGCGGTGTTCTACACCGTCTGGAAGCAGGCCGAAGCCGACCCCGAGTACACACGGCTCAAGACCGAGCACAAGCAGAAATACGGCTGA
- a CDS encoding 2OG-Fe(II) oxygenase, with product MPEMRKEFLTERDDLFVIHDFFSPDECDYYITMTESAGYGDAPITTTGGPVMRKDIRNNDRVMIDDAGIARSVWERLRPFVPDRVQFWQPVGLNERWRFYRYDPGQQFDWHFDGAYERSPAERSAFTLMIYLNGGVSGGATEFNLRSHGGTRGDDPIVRVQPEAGKVLVFPHRLYHRGAPVADGRKYVMRSDIMCRWLGGDE from the coding sequence ATGCCCGAGATGCGCAAAGAGTTCCTCACCGAGCGCGACGACCTGTTCGTGATCCACGACTTCTTCTCGCCGGACGAGTGCGATTACTACATCACGATGACCGAGTCCGCGGGTTACGGGGACGCGCCCATCACCACGACGGGCGGCCCGGTCATGCGCAAGGACATCCGCAACAACGACCGCGTCATGATCGACGACGCCGGCATCGCGCGGTCGGTGTGGGAGCGGCTCCGGCCGTTCGTGCCGGACCGGGTGCAGTTCTGGCAGCCGGTGGGGCTGAACGAGCGCTGGCGGTTCTACCGGTACGACCCGGGGCAGCAGTTCGACTGGCACTTCGACGGCGCCTACGAGCGGTCGCCGGCCGAGCGCAGCGCGTTCACGCTCATGATCTACCTGAACGGCGGGGTTTCGGGCGGGGCCACCGAGTTCAACTTGCGCTCGCACGGGGGGACTCGGGGCGACGACCCCATCGTGCGGGTGCAGCCGGAAGCCGGGAAGGTGCTGGTGTTTCCGCACCGCCTCTACCACCGCGGCGCCCCGGTCGCCGACGGCCGCAAGTACGTGATGCGGTCCGACATCATGTGCCGCTGGCTCGGCGGCGACGAGTGA
- a CDS encoding IS701 family transposase has translation MNAPRASAEDYIQFLIATPKVASAAEAARAQPDHPTAPAHDAFTRLLHRLEPDPAALWDEARSSVRPGGAVVLDDSVLDKPFARHMGLVRRCWSGRHRRVVSGIGLVTLLWTDGAALVPCDYRLADPARAETKNDHFRAMLAVAKGRDLSPRVVLFDTWYSGKDNRKAVRALGWHFLTRVRSNRRVNPDRTGNRAIEGCPIGAAGTVVHLEGFGLVKAFRIATGDGGTEHWITNDLDMDEATRAVLAGHAWGIEEYHRGLKQHCHVDRCQVRMSRAQAVHIGLAIRAFLRLEWHRLKSGVSWFAAKTAIVREAVRTYLAAPTYLLTQKSTT, from the coding sequence ATGAACGCACCACGTGCGAGCGCCGAGGACTACATCCAATTCCTGATCGCCACCCCCAAGGTGGCGTCGGCCGCGGAAGCCGCGCGAGCCCAACCGGACCATCCGACGGCGCCCGCGCATGATGCGTTCACCCGACTGCTGCACCGGCTGGAACCGGACCCAGCGGCGTTGTGGGACGAAGCCCGGTCGTCGGTCCGCCCGGGCGGTGCCGTGGTGCTCGACGACTCGGTGCTGGACAAGCCGTTCGCCCGGCACATGGGGCTGGTGCGCCGGTGCTGGTCCGGGCGGCACCGCCGGGTGGTGAGCGGGATCGGGCTGGTGACCCTGCTGTGGACCGACGGGGCCGCCCTGGTACCGTGTGATTACCGGCTCGCCGACCCGGCCCGAGCCGAGACCAAGAACGACCACTTCCGAGCCATGCTGGCGGTCGCCAAGGGACGGGACCTGTCGCCCCGGGTGGTACTGTTCGACACCTGGTACTCGGGCAAGGACAACCGGAAGGCGGTGCGGGCCCTGGGGTGGCACTTCCTGACCCGGGTGCGGAGCAACCGGCGGGTGAACCCGGATCGCACGGGCAATCGGGCCATCGAGGGGTGCCCGATCGGGGCCGCCGGTACGGTGGTGCACCTGGAGGGGTTCGGATTGGTGAAGGCGTTCCGGATCGCCACCGGTGATGGGGGCACGGAGCATTGGATCACCAACGACCTCGACATGGACGAGGCCACTCGTGCGGTTCTGGCCGGGCACGCGTGGGGCATCGAGGAGTATCACCGGGGCCTCAAGCAGCATTGCCACGTGGACCGGTGCCAGGTGCGCATGAGCCGGGCCCAAGCGGTCCACATCGGGCTCGCGATCCGCGCGTTCCTGCGGCTCGAGTGGCACCGGCTCAAGTCCGGCGTCAGTTGGTTCGCGGCCAAGACGGCCATCGTGCGCGAAGCGGTGCGAACCTACCTCGCCGCACCTACATACCTACTTACCCAAAAGTCAACTACGTAA
- a CDS encoding IS3 family transposase (programmed frameshift), with amino-acid sequence MAGKRKSHSAAFKAQVALAALKGDKTINELASQHGVHPTLIHGWKKQLLTGAEAVFASGAKGTGPPEDKTTELYEQIGRLKVELDWVKKKSAASAEAKRARIEAEHPELSVRRQCELIGLNRSTVYYEPTPESAENLTLMRLIDEQYTTCPFYGSRRLAAWLGTQGHEVNRKRVQRLLRIMGLEALYPKPKLSVGSGHKVYPYLLRGVAIDRVHQVWSTDITYIPMPTGFMYLAATMDWFSRYVVAWRLSNTLDGSFCQDMLEEALGRGKPEVFNTDQGVQFTAAAWVGRLERAGVAVSMDGRGRCLDNVFVERLWRSVKYEDVYLKGYESVPALESGLRAYFGFYNTERLHQSLDYRTPAQVYGVGATKAPTKQ; translated from the exons ATGGCGGGCAAGCGGAAGAGTCACTCGGCGGCGTTCAAGGCCCAGGTCGCGCTGGCGGCCCTCAAGGGCGACAAGACCATCAACGAACTGGCGAGTCAGCACGGCGTCCACCCGACCCTGATTCATGGGTGGAAGAAGCAGTTGCTCACCGGGGCCGAGGCCGTGTTCGCCTCGGGGGCGAAGGGCACCGGCCCCCCGGAAGACAAGACGACCGAGTTGTACGAGCAGATCGGCCGCCTCAAGGTGGAACTCGACTGGGTGAAAAAAAAATCGGCCGCC TCGGCTGAGGCCAAGCGTGCCCGGATCGAGGCCGAGCACCCGGAGCTGAGCGTCCGGCGCCAGTGCGAGCTGATCGGATTGAACCGCTCGACGGTGTACTACGAGCCGACCCCGGAGAGCGCGGAGAACCTGACGCTGATGCGGTTGATCGACGAGCAGTACACGACGTGCCCGTTCTACGGGAGCCGGCGCCTGGCCGCGTGGCTGGGCACCCAGGGCCACGAGGTGAACCGCAAGCGGGTGCAGCGGCTGTTGCGGATCATGGGGTTGGAGGCCCTGTACCCCAAGCCCAAGCTGTCGGTCGGGTCCGGGCACAAGGTGTACCCGTACCTGTTGCGGGGCGTGGCCATCGACCGGGTCCATCAGGTGTGGAGCACGGACATCACGTACATCCCGATGCCCACCGGGTTCATGTACCTGGCCGCAACGATGGACTGGTTCAGCCGGTACGTGGTGGCCTGGCGACTGTCCAACACGTTGGACGGGTCATTCTGCCAGGACATGCTGGAGGAGGCCTTGGGCCGGGGCAAGCCGGAGGTGTTCAACACGGACCAGGGAGTCCAGTTCACGGCCGCCGCGTGGGTCGGGCGATTGGAGCGGGCCGGGGTCGCGGTGAGCATGGACGGGCGGGGCCGGTGCCTGGACAACGTGTTCGTGGAGCGCCTGTGGCGGAGCGTCAAGTACGAGGACGTGTACCTCAAGGGTTACGAGTCGGTGCCGGCCCTGGAGAGTGGGCTCCGGGCGTACTTCGGGTTCTACAACACCGAGCGGTTACACCAGTCCCTGGACTACCGCACCCCGGCTCAGGTGTATGGCGTCGGAGCCACGAAGGCCCCGACGAAACAGTAG